In Eriocheir sinensis breed Jianghai 21 chromosome 10, ASM2467909v1, whole genome shotgun sequence, the following proteins share a genomic window:
- the LOC126996482 gene encoding mucin-20-like isoform X9 produces the protein MAVTNSAAAHESSASTDQSSRVIASKAAHESSASSVMAVTNSAGAHGSSASTDQSSRVIASKAAHESSASTIATEVTNSAGAHVSSASTDQSSRVIASKAAHESSASTIATEVTKSGAAHESSASTDQSSRVIASKAAHESSASTIATEVTKSGAAHESSASTDQSSRVVTSKAAHASASSVLATPSVAARGAGLTARTGSPHRLPLHRRLVKAGPSSQKSEKCRPLMLSSSQASGMEEVKTGFLSEANCTLTAALPSFLHSFAEGTRSSPSAWQP, from the exons atggcggtcaccaattcggcggctgcccatgaatcatcagcctccacggaccagtcatcacgggtcattgcttcaaaggctgcccatgaatcatcagcctcatcggtgatggcggtcaccaattcggcgggtgcccatggatcatcagcctccacggaccagtcatcacgggtcattgcttcaaaggctgcccatgaatcatcagcctcgaccatagcaacagag gtcaccaattcggcgggtgcccatgtatcatcagcctccacggaccagtcatcacgggtcattgcttcaaaggctgcccatgaatcatcagcctcgaccatagcaacagaggtcaccaagtctggggctgcccatgaatcatcagcctccacggaccagtcatcacgggtcattgcttcaaaggctgcccatgaatcatcagcctcgaccatagcaacagaggtcaccaagtctggggctgcccatgaatcatcagcctccacggaccagtcatcacgggtcgttacttcaaaggctgcccatgcatcagcctcatcggtcctggccaccccgtcagtggccgcacgcggtgcagggctcaccgcccggacgggctcgccacaccgcctcccgttgcaccggaggctggtgaaggcgggCCCGTCGTCACAGAAGAGCGAGAAGTGtaggccgctgatgttgtccagcagccaggccagcgggatggaagaggtgaagactggcttcctaagcgaggcgaattgcaccctgacggccgcgttgccgtctttcttgcacagcttcgccgagggcacacgcagctcaccctcggcgtggcagccttga